DNA from Coffea arabica cultivar ET-39 chromosome 10c, Coffea Arabica ET-39 HiFi, whole genome shotgun sequence:
GCATTATCAATAGTCTAACCTTTGCTACAAATATATCCTTACACCACTGGGAAATGCCGCTACTAGTTTCAGGCAGTTCTTGCATCAAATGCCGCTCAATATGCACATGTACCTATATAGGAAATTAGTTTCCTAAATCAACATCaatataagtgaaaatagtaaTTAATGTACATGACCACTCAACACTTGAAGGATTCTCACTTGAACATGTTCATTCAAATATACATGCTTAGCATCATCCTTTAAATTGAAAGTACCAAATTCTAAGAACTTCATTCTCACTCTACTAATAAACACAAGCTAATAACATCTATGGCTGAATACTAATAACCAAAAGACAGAAAATAGAGAAAACAATACTAATAACTTAAAAGACCAAATATAGAGAAAGTAGCATATCCCCCTCACTACTAAAAAAGGTAATGCAATTGTTACAGTCACTTAAGCCAGATTAGTTGGAAAAATAGATAAATGAAAGAACTGCATTAAAGTAATCTTACCAACATATGTGTTTGTGAAGCTCACAAGCATTTAGAGAGAACTGTGTGCTTGGTTAGGGGTTTGTGTGTTTGTAAATGCAATTTTACTAGTAATTAAATTAGTCAATTGAAAACTAGTGAGCTTACCACAGAAGAACACCCTCTCAGGATTCTCAACATTGTAGGCTGAGGCTCATTTTCAGGTATGGTTACCGTGATATCATAAATTGCTGGAACAAATGAGCTCAATTGACTAACTACATACACAAAACCCTGCAGAGATACAGATGTAATGAATAAAAGAATCATCACAATCAGTTATTTTTCATGGTGTGTTTGATATGACTAGCTCAATTTAATCATTACAAGTTGTTTCAAATTATTATTGGCAGCTCATCTTTGAGAAAACCTAATCTTGTCAAGTTTGCATGTACTTTATGTAGTATTTTTCATAATAGAATTGAAACTGAAGATTGATACTGCAAGCTACATGCAACCACATAAAGAGAAATGCCCAAGATCTACTACTAATTGGGATATAATAACTAATTTGAGAACGAGATAGAAACTAGACATATTTATCCTAGCATAATTTAGGAAAAGCATCACCTTTGTTCGGGGTATTAATACATTTTGTGGAACAGGTAACCCTGCTGAAGCAGCATATTCTTGAGCTGCTAAGAGCTTTGCTTGCGTAAAACGAGTTCCTTCCACAAAGAGGGCTAACCAAAATGGCCGAGGAAAATCATTAAGACCTTGTAAACCTGACTGCAGTTAAGCACCGCAAAATAATACAATTTATTAACCAAACATAAAGATGTACAATTAATAAATACAATGGTTAGTATTGGAAATGTACCTTGAGTGTGTACTCATCTTTTGTCCAGCTTctttcaagaaatatataatTATTGAACCACATTGACCATCCAAGAACCTACATAAGATAGATTTCTTTCTTGCCTAATTAGCATGTTTGTGTGGTACTATTTGAAGTACactcttttttattattatctacatttattatgtTATAACTTGAAAAGGACCTATTCAAGTTTTAAGAAACAATTTAAAAGTAGTTCTTTCCTGAACCCAGAAGTTGAATCAATTGCAAATGTAttctaaaattaaaagattagAACACCCATTCATCACTTACAACAATATCCAATGAAGGAAAATTAAGGGTACCGAATCTACCGTGAAAAgtaaatattataaatatgttaTAATCTTGTCGAGCACGCGCCATTCACTTGGAAATAAAGGACCGACCCAGATTGTGAAAGCATATTTGTCTCTTAAAGTAAGCAAAAATCTCAAGAAAACACCTTGACTTACCTCTACCAATCATTAATAAATGTTGTACTATTGATAGTTATAGCAAATATTGTAACAATTAAATACCACATGACTCCTTCATGtaatttgtaatactttgaAATACGTATGTAATGATTATTAGCCTCAACTTTGACTCGTTCTACTAAATAGGAGATCCAAATATTTCTTAAATTGGTCATTTAAAGAACTACAATGACTATGGAACAAAAATTTCCATTCTAACCAATAAAATACTTAAGCAATTAGACAAGATACTATGTTCCAAATACTAGGCTTATATAGATAGTCTTTGATTCGAAAGTCTCAATTTATAGTACTTCTCAAAGTACCTTCGAGCAATAGAACAACTAATTTAATAGGATTCATGCTGTCAAGAAAACcacctcttttttctttttttttttttttggcttgcaAGCTATATACTTTTGTATTGATCAATAATGAGGTGTATAATAGGTGAGGGACTCCCCCAATCAAAATTACATTTGATAGTCAAGAAATTCAATAGCTACAAAACCTCCTCTTTGAATATCCAAAAAAATGTTTCATTGTGTTGAATTCCTAAATAAGCATAAAATTGCAAGTTTGGAATTGTGTGTAAATTCTAAAAAAACACATAAGATTGAATTGAGATTAGTACTatataaaacaaataagaaCAACTAAAGAGAATCTCACCGGTAGGTATAAAGCTGCTTTCTTTATTAAAGCTAGTGTGCTACCAAGGCAACCAAACCGCTGTAAAATGTAAGGAAATTATATTTAGAAAAGGAACTAAAATGCTTGgataatttttctaaaactcAATTGATGTTTTAGAAAAACTAAATCATATGTTATAGCAAAAAGAAATTCTAATTACACAATTTTGTAAATTAATTCAGAATCATGATTTTGTAACCTTGTATTCTTGCAACAATATTAAAATATAGACAAGGTATTGATCATTAGATCAAAATATAAAAACCTTTATTTTAAGAGAACAAATAGTTTCTTATGAGTCATTAGCTTAACATAGCATAGAGATTTCAAATCTCCGGCacaatttgttttaattatttgatCCAAAAACTAGTCTTGATAAGTGAACGATGCAATGAACTTGAAAgcactttttaattatttgatCCAAAAACTAGTCTTGATAATTGAAGGCTGCAGTGAACTTGAAAGCACCTATATTTAGAAAAGAGATAAAATTGCCTACACTAGAAGCATAAAGAAATGACATGAtcaattttaaaacaatttatCCATTCTACTTAAGAATCAAACAAAGACAAAGCAATGCCAACACCAACTGAAAGAAAATTTAGCATGTTGTAATAGTGAATATATCCAAGAAGCACAATGATTGTACTATAAGTGATACATACCTGCGCAAGAACCCATCCAACAAGCCAATCAATGTCACTTCGATGATTACAAATGAGAAGTGCATGCTCTTTACCTGAAAATGGATAAATGAATAAAACACAACTTCAAAATCTGCAGAAGACAAGTTGGCTAAAAGAAAGTAATGTTTAAAAGGAGAGTTCTTacccaaaaattcaaaagtttcTGGATCTGTGTATAGTTCAACCTGCAAAAAAGAAATAGTCACCAAAAATTTTGTATTGAGGTTAAAAAAGAATATGCTACACTGAATTGACTCCTTGACATTTGTTATATATATGGATTACTTCTTTTTTGTGGGTTAATTCATAGAGAGTTTTTGTTGTTGAGATGTTTTTGTCAGTAGGGATAGTACGAGTCGAGTACCATAAAAAATCCAAACCCTAGCCCGTATATTTAAATCTTTTATCAAACCCTATAGAGTAACCATAGCCCGTATATTTAAGTCTTTTATCAAACCCTATAGAGTAACCCTACAGGTATTATACTCTCATTACCAAACCTTCTCACTTCGAGTTTGGATTATCTATTGAGTGCCCTCTACTCGCTAATCTATAAAATCAATACACATTACATTAAATTAATACATTATGTTGAATTTTAAACTTGAGTAGATTTAATATTTTATGAAGGGTAAATTTAAAAGTCTACCAAAATAAGATTCAAATAACTatctcacatttttcaaaaatgcGTTGTGCataaaatatgacaaataataGTGTacaatacatacatacatacatacgtaTTTACATACATATATTCGGGTATTGAATTTTTAGAATTCTCTTACCAAATCCTATTGGGTAACCCCTCATCATTGCCAAACCCTAATGTATTTATCATCGATCATCTAATTGGATTGACCATCAAGTTGAGAATCCTCGGGTATCAGATTTTGTCTTACCCACTGCCATCCCTATTTGTCACTGGTTTTACACTAAAAATTACTTTGATAGATGTTTAGTAATAACTCACACAAAATCAAGAGTTGGGAAAAATTACTTTTAACACAAGTTAAATTTGGTTGTTCAACTAATAATTACTCAACTGAAAGAACCCGATATTAAACCACTACAAACTTGTAGTTTATTACTGCTACTGTTAGATTAATATTGAAAGTAtttcaataaaaatattttgagaagAATTGGTACGAACCCCATGGTACGTACTTTATCTAAAACTCTAGTGATATGAATACATTTTCAAGTTCCATAATGCCAAATAAGATCTTCTTTGAGCTCGatcttaaatttcaaattttttttgtttttcccaaTGATAAATCTATGGATGGATATATTGATTAAGATTAAATCTTATTGTGAGGTCAACAAATTGGAGACATTTATATTTGTTAATATACAAATAAAGGGAAATTAGATAAATCCTAAAGTACATAAAAAATATGGGAGATGAAAGTACTTATTATGAAAGTTAAGGAATGTAAGTCTAATTTACttgacaaataaaagaaaacacccaattttatttaatttgtatatCTAAAACTTTTTTTAGTATTGAAAATTTATTGTCTTTCAATACCACTGGGATTGGCCCAATGGTTAAGAGAGAGTTCTAAGAGTGTTTCTAGCTGGTAGATTTAACATTCGAATTATGAGCCTGGTAGTTGGGAGGTGGAAGGGGAGTGCAGAGATATAGGAgggtaaaaaaaagaaaaaataaattttgaaaaatttctcttcaaaattcaAACGGAACCAATGAACTTGATTTATGTCAAAAGCAGCATATGACTATCCATTATCCATAGTAAACTTCATCTAtatttggcaaaagtttcaacagcataatcaagaacataTACATGACTAGATTATACTAATTCTTAATACTTAACTCTACTAATTAGTCCCATCATTACTGCACTAATATAAAATCTACaataattttgttatcaaaaatattattAATGCCTTTAATACATTTCTATAAGGAACTTCTATTAATCtactaaaaaaaaagttatcatAAGAATGCACAACTAGACTCGTTCTTCCcctcattttttataaaaagtgATTTCTATTTTGTATAATAAATTATACCCTGAAAAGCTATATATGTGCAACACAATAATATCTAGTTTCTTATTTGTGTGATTGCCATTCAAATAGTGGAATCTAAGAAGCAACAAAAGGAGGTATTTATTGTATAATATTTATGTACAATGGTTAGAATAGGTAATGTTATTAAGCACTAGTAGAGCATATTATTTTTGGTAAAGTAATAAACAAATACAATTATAGTGGACCTttagaaacaacaaaacaatCAAGAGGGTTAAGTGGCACAATTTATGGTCGGCTAGAAAAAATTCAATTGAGGCCTTGAATTCAAAGGTTTGATGCAATcctaatttttttcccttttaatgaGTTAGTGCAATAACTAAAATTAGTGCATATACAACACAAAAAGCTATTGCAATCTAACTGAAAGAGAAACTGATTTACTAACACTAAAGAAAATTATATTCATATCTttatatgataaaaaaaattttggtttccaAAATTTCCACCAAGAAGATAAAAATTGATGAGTAAATTTGTTATCTAGAAGTGCATCAATGAATCATAGTTATAATAGTTGTAAATTATAAGTAATCTTATATTTACTTTCTTCTACATCCCACAACCCTTTAAGTATATAGGCTCTATTAGTGCAAAACCTTCCAAGGAGTATTACGGTTCAACATTGATTCCAAACTAGTAAGTTTCTCTTGGGTTCAAATTGAACAAAGGGAGATTTTTAGCAATTCTTTGGATCTTTTCGAGATACAAATTGTACGACTTAAAGGTTTTCACTGCATAATCACTATAAGCAATAAATTATCGATATAATGAAGAGTTCTCATATAGACTGAACGAAAGATGTCACGATTAAATCAAAGAAAACATCTATGGCTATAGATATGATTCTAATTATTTTTTACCAACAGTAAAGAGAGCTGATTTTAACATTCTTTTGAGAGAAGATTGCTATTCTCTTTTTAATGAGTAAGAACAACCACTTTAGGTTAATCTATGACTGGTGTGCTCCCTTTTTATTTTCAACTTTTCATTCACTAGAAAATGGTTTAATATATACCGTTTAGTTCAACTGGATTTAGTCATGTTGTGATCTTCATCAAGaatgaaaagaaattataaaaatttcttTAACATTGAAACACCATGAACAAACTTTTGTGTTGTTATCTATTTTCTCTAAAAATCACACCTCAAACTTGTATTGAACTAccaaaattaaattattttggACATTGCATGAGTACAAACGACTCTGTCAACCTACAACTAGACTCTTTTGGTCTAGTAAAAAAATAACGTAAAATTTCatgtattttcatctatttcctctataaaatcacatatcaaaCTTGTATTCAATTACCAAAATTGAATTATTTGAACATTGCATGTCATCACAGGGCATTGTCTCAACTTGCAACTAGACC
Protein-coding regions in this window:
- the LOC113714005 gene encoding 1-acyl-sn-glycerol-3-phosphate acyltransferase 2-like — its product is MAIAAVVILPLGLLFLLSGLIINFIQALIFILVRPLSKNLFRRINKEVTELLWLEIVWLFDWWANIKVELYTDPETFEFLGKEHALLICNHRSDIDWLVGWVLAQRFGCLGSTLALIKKAALYLPVLGWSMWFNNYIFLERSWTKDEYTLKSGLQGLNDFPRPFWLALFVEGTRFTQAKLLAAQEYAASAGLPVPQNVLIPRTKGFVYVVSQLSSFVPAIYDITVTIPENEPQPTMLRILRGCSSVVHVHIERHLMQELPETSSGISQWCKDIFVAKDALLERHVAMNTFGNKDNYHIGRPIRSLLVVISWTCFLIFGAVNFFEWCPFSWGEIAFCTVFLALVVVLMQILIVFSQSEQSTPVKESPRNSLEEKLLHI